GGCAAAGTCCGGTAACGATTCCCAAGTGAGCAACATTGTGCTGAAGGACAATCAACATGATGGTAGACAAGGTAACCACCCAAAGCAAGGAATAGCCGAATTCGGAACCGGCGGCGAAATTAGAAGCCCAGTTTCCCGGATCAATAAATCCTACAGTAACCAGTAGCCCCGGACCAATATATTTAAAAACATCCAGTCCACCCAGATAGCGTTTATGATCTTTCCGTTTTAAGTCTTGAAAAATACCCTTCATTTTTGCATAATAGTTTATCCAGTACAAATATACTTATAAATAACGAGTGAGAATCAATTTTAGTTCAAAATACCGACCAATAAGTAGATGATCTATGAACACAGATGATACATTAATTATGAGGGCATTATTATAAAAGGATTGAGTAAGGACTACTCGAGAAAAGTAAATAAGGGCTTTCTGCAAAAAAATAACCTCCGACAAACCAATTGCCAGAGGTCACAAATCAATATATAATTTACATAAATGAAAACCAATCAATATCCCATCTCATGCAACGCACGACACAATTGGTCGGGGCATGAGGTCGGTCTGCCACCACAACGCACTCCTTCAAGTTTTGTGATAACATCTGCCACCTTCATTCCTTTCACAAGCCGTGAAATACCTTGAAGGTTACCATTACATCCTCCCCAGAAAACAACTTCTTTCACCACTCCATCTTCCACATTCAGTTCGATACTCGTGCTGCAAGTCCCCTGGGTCTTATAAACATATTCCATAACCTTGCTTTACTCTTCACCCTCTTCCGGTTGCATGTTGGTATAGACAGTCTGCACGTCATCAAATTCTTCCAGACGTTCGATCATCTTATCCAATGTTTCGCGTTGTTCCGGAGTAACCTCTTTCAGGTCGTTCGGGATATAAGTGAAGTCTCCACCAACATCTTCAAATCCACATTCTTCCAGATGTTTCTGAATAGCAGCGTAGCTCTTAGGATTACCATAGATAGTGATTGTTCCCTCTTCATCATCTTCTTCATATTCATCTTCCACATCATAGTCGATCAGATCAAGAATCAGTTCTTCCATATCCAATCCGTCTTTCTTCTTGAAAGTGAACATACATTTGTGGTCGAAAAGGAACGCAAGAGAACCCATTGTACCCAGATTGCCACCGAACTTATTGAATACCGAACGAACATCAGCCACCGTACGAGTTGTGTTGTCTGTCAGTGTGTCTACAAACACAGCAATACCGTGAGGACCGTATCCTTCATAAGTCATGCTCTTGTAGTCGCTCTGATCTTTACCCATTGCGTTTTTGATAGCACGTTCAATGTTATCCTTCGGCATGTTTTCACGCTTACAAGTAGCGATCACCGAACGTAGCGTCGGGTTGTTTTCAGGTTCCGGACCGCCAGCCTTTACAGCAATAGCGATTTGTTTACCCAGTCTTGTAAAAGTTTTAGCCATGTGGCCCCATCTTTTCAACTTAGCGGCCTTTCTATACTCAAATGCTCTTCCCATTGGTTTATATTTTTAATAATGACAATTTTAAGTTTATCTAAGTTTGGCACCCAGTTTATCTTCCAGGTTCTTCACCAGTTTCGACATGATCTTATCAATCATCTTATCATTCAAAGTCTGGTTTTCATCTTGAAGCAGGAAGCTCACCGCATACGACTTCTTACCCGCTTCGAGGTTCTTACCTTCATATACATCGAAAAGTTCCACCTCTTTCAACAGCTTCTTCTCTGTTTCGTATGCAATCTTTTCGATTTCGGCAAATTGTATATTCTTATCAAGCAACAATGCCAAGTCGCGTTTCACAGCAGGGAATTTGGAAATTTCCTTGTAGCTGATCTTCACAGAACGGATAGCTTTCATCAATTCCTTCCAGTTCAGGTCAGCGTAATAGACTTCATTATCGATATCAAATGCTTTCAACAGCTTCTTAGTTACAATACCGAAAGAAGCAAGACGTTTTCCGCCTTTCGTGTTGACAGAGAGTGCGGCAGCAAAAACATCGTCTGTCAGATTACCGACAACCAGATTGTGCAAATCCAGTCCCAGACGCTTCAATATATTTTCTACGTACGCTTTCAATTCATACACCGAACTATTTTCATCCGCATGCGCCCATGAATTGGAAACCTTCTTACCGGTTACCCACAAGCCCAGGTGATAATCTTCCGAGTAAGGAGCCAGTACCTTCTCTTCGTTCTTCTTGTCAGCATTGAAATAATAACAATTACCGAATTCGAAGAACTTCAAATCAGCGTTTTTACGATTGGCGTTATGAGCAATACTTTCCAGTCCGCCGAACAACAAAGTCTGACGCATAGCGTTCAAATCAGTACTCAACGGATTGAGCAACATCACCAAGTGATTGGACGGATAAGCCTCCAACCCATCATAATAAGCAGCACGAGTCAGTGAATTGTTCAAAATTTCATTGAATCCGCAGCCCACCAGCTGTTCTGCAATCAGATTCTGCAATTTATTCGACTTGTCGTGCTCACCCTTTGTCGTCAGACTAGAGTTCAATGTAGTCGGGATTTCCACATTATTATATCCATAGATGCGAAGAATATCTTCAATCACATCGCAATCACGCTGCACATCTACACGATAAGGAGGAACAGCCAATGTCAGTCCTTCTGCCGTTTCATTGGTAATCTTCATTTCCAGGCTAGTCACAATGCTCTTGATTGTCTCTACCGGAATCACTTTACCTATCAAAGAATATACTTTTTCGTAAGCAAGATCGACGATAAAATCCTGTGCAGGAGTAATGCATACATCTTTTATTTCAGAAGAAATCGTACCGCCAGCCAGTTCTTTCACCATCAAGGCAGCCAATTTCAGGCAATAAATCACGCCATTCGGATCGATACCACGCTCAAAACGGAAAGAAGCATCCGTGTTCAAACCATGACGACGTGCCGTCTTACGCACCCATGTAGGATGGAAATAAGCACTTTCGATGAACACATCTGTCGTAGCTTCCGTAGAACCGGAGTCCAGTCCGCCGAATACGCCGGCAATACACATGGCTTCTTCCTTGTTGCAAATCATCAGGTCGCGTTCGTTCAACTTACGCTCCACTTCATCCAGCGTAACGAACGGAGTACCTTCGGGCATTGTCTTCACAATCACTTCATTGCCTTTAATCTTTCCGGCATCGAAGCAGTGCAACGGCTGACCGAAAGCATGAACGATATAGTTCGTAATATCCACTACATTATTAATAGGACGCACACCGATCAGGCGCAATTTGTTTTGCAGCCATTCCGGACTCTCCTTCACTGTCACACCTTTTACGGTAATACCGGCATAATGCGGACAAGCTTCGCTATTTTCAACCTTCACTTCGATATTCAAGTCATGGTTTTCCACTTTAAAGCCATCCACCGACGGGCGTTGTAAAGTTGCCTGACGACCGTTCTGAATCAGATAAGCATACAGGTCACGAGCTACCCCATAGTGAGAGCAGGCATCCGCACGGTTAGGCGTGATGTCCACTTCCAATACATAGTCGCTCTTGATATTATAATAATCCTTGGCAAGTGTACCCGGAACAGCAGTTTCCGGCAATACGATGATACCTGCATGATCCGTACCGATCCCGATTTCGTCTTCAGCACAAATCATACCTGTAGATTCTACCCCACGGATTTTTGATTTCTTGATGGTAAAACATTCGTCACCGTCATAAAGTTTCGTACCTAAAGTAGCTACTACCACTTTCTGTCCGGCAGCCACATTCGGGGCACCACAAACAATCTGTACCGGCTCACCGTCTCCCAGATTGACAGTAGTAATATGCAAATGGTCAGAATTAGGATGTTCCGTGCAAGTCAGCACTTCACCAATCACAAGTCCTTCCAAACCACCTTTAATGGTTTGCACTTCTTCCACACCGCCTGTTTCCAAGCCGATAGAAGTCAACGCAGCAGCCGTTTCATCAGGTGTCAGGTCGAAGTTGACATACTCTTTCAGCCAGTTATAAGAGATATTCATATAATTAATTTTTTATTGTTTCTCAAAAAGATTCGCAAAGTTAATAAGATTTTTCGGTTGACCGAGAAGGTTTGATAAAAAATTGCACGTTATTTCACCACAGAGGACGCAGAGGACACAGAGGATATCGGAAAGATGAAAAATAAGTGCAAATCCTTAATAAGCAAATGCGTATAATTAATTTACAAACCAATTCAACATGAGTACTTAGTAAAAAGAAAGAACTCTGTGTCCTCTGCGTCCTCTGTGGTGAAATAATGCGCAACTAGAACGGCAAAGGTCCATCCCCCGGTGCTCCAAACGGATTACTCGCCTGCGGTGCAAAATCAGGCGCAGGAGGAGGTATGGAACCGACATTACCTGTATTCATCTTCGATCCTAGCATAGCCCCGGCAGGCTCACCCGGCATCGGAATAACCATATCGTCCTCCGGATTGGAGAAACGGGTGAATTCTCCCTTAAACCGGAGCAACACCTCGCCTACCGCACCGTTACGATGCTTGGCGATGACAATCTCCGCCATACCACGCAGGTCATTACCACGATCATCCTGATAAATCTTATAGTATTCAGGACGGTGGATAAAGCACACCATATCGGCATCCTGCTCGATGGCTCCCGATTCACGAAGGTCACTCAACTGCGGACGTTTACCATCAATACCTTCACGACTTTCCACACCACGATTCAACTGCGACAGTGCGATGATCGGAATATTCAACTCTTTCGCTAGTCCTTTCAACGAACGAGAAATGGTACTAACCTCTTCCTGACGGCTACCAAACGCCATACCACTCGCATTCATCAACTGAAGGTAGTCAATAATAATCATTCTCACTCCATGTTCACGTACCAGACGACGTGCTTTCGTCCGAAGTTCAAATACAGACAAAGACGGCGTATCATCCACGTAAAGCGGTGCATCCATCAGATTCTTTAATTTATAGTCCAATTGCTGCCATTCATAATTTGCCAATTGTCCACTTTTGATCTTCTCACTTGGAATCTCACAGACATTCGAAATCAAACGATTCACCAACTGAACGTTACTCATTTCAAGCGAGAACAACGCCACTGGATTCCGATAATCGACAGCAATATTCTTAGCCATAGAAAGGACGAAGGCGGTCTTACCCATCGCAGGACGTGCAGCGATAATGATAAGGTCGGAATTCTGCCAACCGGAAGTCATCTTGTCAAGCTTTGTAAAACCACTCTCAAGACCACTCAAACCGTCGGTTCGCGCCGCAGCCTTCTGAATCAGCTTATAGGCTTCGTCAATCACCGGATTGATCTGCGTATAATCCTTTTTCATGTTCTGCTGTGAAATCTCAAAGAGCTTACCTTCCGCTTCCTGCATCAAGTCGTCCACATCCAATGTCTCGTCAAACGCTTTACTTTGGATATTGCTCGTAAACGTAATCAACTCACGCGCCAGAGATTTCTGCGCAATAATACGGGCATGGTATTCAATATGAGCTGATGAAGCCACTTTACTACTCAATTGAGTAATATAAAACGGACCTCCCACTTCTTCCAGTTCTCCGCGTTTGCTAAGTTGTTCCTTTACAGTCAGAATATCCACAGGTTTCTGATTCACCGCAAGATCGGTGATGGCAGAATAAATCAACTGATGCCGGTGTTCGTAAAAAGATTCGGGACGAAGAATCTCACTCACCAATGAATAAGCATCCTTTTCAATCATTAAAGCTCCCAGAACTGCTTCTTCCAATTCAGGCGCCTGCGGTTGAATACGCCCATAATCATTTACCGGTTGTACCTTAGTTGACTTTGTATTGCGGGTATTTCTTTTCTGTTCGGCCATCGAGGTATTTACTATTTTACAATTTACTATTTACTATTTTACGACTGGACAGACTCCTTTATAACAGAGTTTTTCCGGTCGGGGCGACAAAGATAGAATATAATCACGAAGAATGGATAAGGAAAAATGAAGATTTTACTAACTTTGCTCCCGAATCACATTTCAACACATGATTAATTATCATGTGCAACACTGCAAATAGTAAATCGTAAATTGAAAAATAGTAAATAACCTTATGATCGCTTTTCCTAATATTAAAATAAACTTGGGGCTTTCCATCACCGGGAAACGCCCGGACGGATATCACAATCTGGAAACCGTTTTCTATCCGGTAGCACTTGAGGATGCCCTCGAAATCCGTACTTCTTCTGAAACAGAAAACAAGATTACCCTCCACCAGTATGGCATGGAAATAGCCGGCAATCCGGAAGACAACCTGGTGGCAAAGGCCTATTCATTGCTGGATAAGGAATTTCATCTTCCCCCTGTCGAAATTCATTTGTATAAGCATATTCCTTCGGGAGCCGGACTGGGGGGCGGTTCATCCGATGCCGCTTTTATGCTGAAGTTGCTCAACGATCATTTTCAGCTGGAATTATCCGAAGAGCAGTTGGAGGTATATGCCGCCACTTTGGGAGCGGACTGTGCTTTCTTTATTAAAAACAAGCCGACCTATGCCGAAGGGATCGGAAACCTGTTCTCACCAATCGAGCTTTCATTAAGCGGTTACCAAATCATGATCGTCAAACCGAACGTTTTCGTTTCTACCCGGGAAGCCTTTTCAAATATCCACCCGCACCGTCCGGAATATCCGGTCAAAGAGGCAATCCTGCGTCCGGTTGCAGAATGGAAGGATATCCTAATCAATGATTTCGAGGCAAGTGTATTCCCGCAACATCCCGTTATCGGAGAAATCAAAAGGAAACTCTATCATCAAGGAGCCACCTACGCCTCCATGAGCGGCTCCGGCTCTTCAGTGTTCGGACTGTTCGCCCCCGGAACTTCTTTACCGGAAACAATGGAAGAAAGCGACGTTTTCTGTTTCAAAGGAAAGCTATAAACATAGTTCTGTTCGCCTGTGCCAGGCGAACAAAAAACGGTACCACGACTCACGTCGTAGTACCGTCACAACACAAACACAAAATAAAACACGACAAAACTACTATGCAATCTTCCTGTCTATGCCGGGGAGGCATAAGTACCATTTACGTATATTCGCATACTCATAAACAGCTTCAGGTCGATTAGCATCAAATAAACAAATCGCATGCACGATTTGTTTAATCTTTTATGTTATTTTTTAAACAAATCTCTTTTATTGAATCCCTCTCTCACGGAGTTTCAGCTGCCAATTCCATGCAGAACGTAAAGTATCTTCCAACGTTTCTACAGCCTTCCAACCCAGTTCCTGGTTTGCGAAATCCGGATTCGCCCAAACTTTTTCAATGTCGCCTGCACGACGTCCGACAATCTGATAATTCAATTTTACGCCGGTGGCTTTTTCAAAGCCATTTATTAATTCCAATACAGAAACGCCACGTCCCGTACCGATATTGAATACTTCCACTTTTTCTTTTTGTGTCTTTTCCAAGATACGACGGATAGCAATCACGTGGGCTTTAGCCAAGTCAACAACATTGATAAAGTCACGGATACAAGAACCGTCCGGTGTATCATAATCGTCACCAAACACACTTAGTTTCTCACGGAGACCGATGGCGGTTTGGGTCAAATATGGAATCAGGTTTTGAGGAACCCCATTAGGCAGTTCACCCAGCAATGCCGTAGGATGCGCACCAATCGGATTGAAATAGCGCAGCATAATCGCATTGATCGGAGCACCTGAAGCTACTGTATCACGAATAATCTCTTCATTGATCTGTTTCGTATTTCCGTATGGCGATTCCGCTTTCTTAATCGGAGCCTTTTCCGTTACCGGAAGTTCATCCGGCTGACCGTATACTGTACAGGAAGAAGAGAACACGATACCTTCTACTCCATGTTTTGGCATCAGTTCGAGAAGGTTAATCAAAGAAACCAGGTTATTACGGTAGTAAAGCAACGGTTTCTGTACTGATTCTCCTACTGCTTTGCTCGCTGCAAAGTGAATGATCGCCTTAATTCCTTTATATTTTGTAAATACTGCATCAAGACCAGCAAAGTCCAAGCAATCCAGCTTTTCAAAAACCGGGCGAGTACCGGAAACTTTCTCTATATTGTCAACAACGTCAGCACTTGAATTTGATAAATTATCAATGATGATTACTTCATATCCACTATTCTGTAGTTCTACAACAGTATGAGACCCTATGTATCCTGTCCCTCCTGTTACTAAAATTCTTTCTTTCATATACTTTATAAAAATGGTTAGTTTCTCGGCTTATCATTGTTCGAGTTACAAATGTATGGAAATAAAATGAGATAGCAATAATTTGCCACAATTTTATTTATCAAAAAGTAATTAAGGCACGATTTGGCGGCAACCAGATATAAAAAAGAATTGGAAACTCAAATTTGTATGTCGCCATACAACAGAGTTTCCAATCCCCTATTTAAATATCAACTGTAAATCCTTACACCACGCCGGAGAATCCCATGAATGCCATAGCAAGCAAACCGGCGGTAATCAAGGCAATCGGAGTGCCTTGCATTCCTTTCGGAACTTTCACAAGACTCATCTGTTCGCGCAATCCGGCAAAAAGCACCAGTGCCAGACCAAAACCGATGGCCGTAGAAAATGCGTACACAACACCTGTCAGCAGGTCGTAGTCTTTCTGAATCACCAGGATAGCCACACCAAGAATACAACAGTTGGTTGTAATCAAGGGCAAGAACACGCCCAAAGCCTGATACAGAGCAGGCGATACTTTTTTCAGAATGATTTCCACCATCTGCACCAATCCGGCAATGACCAGAATGAACGTAATGGTCTGCAAATATCCCAGCCCGAAGACATCCAACACAAACTTCTGAATCAGGAAGGTAACGATGGTAGCGATGGTCAACACGAAAGCAACTGCAGCGCTCATACCCATCGCAGTTTCCACCTTCTTGGATACGCCCAGGAACGGACAAATACCC
The Bacteroides caecimuris DNA segment above includes these coding regions:
- a CDS encoding TIGR03905 family TSCPD domain-containing protein: MEYVYKTQGTCSTSIELNVEDGVVKEVVFWGGCNGNLQGISRLVKGMKVADVITKLEGVRCGGRPTSCPDQLCRALHEMGY
- a CDS encoding YebC/PmpR family DNA-binding transcriptional regulator — its product is MGRAFEYRKAAKLKRWGHMAKTFTRLGKQIAIAVKAGGPEPENNPTLRSVIATCKRENMPKDNIERAIKNAMGKDQSDYKSMTYEGYGPHGIAVFVDTLTDNTTRTVADVRSVFNKFGGNLGTMGSLAFLFDHKCMFTFKKKDGLDMEELILDLIDYDVEDEYEEDDEEGTITIYGNPKSYAAIQKHLEECGFEDVGGDFTYIPNDLKEVTPEQRETLDKMIERLEEFDDVQTVYTNMQPEEGEE
- the pheT gene encoding phenylalanine--tRNA ligase subunit beta — protein: MNISYNWLKEYVNFDLTPDETAAALTSIGLETGGVEEVQTIKGGLEGLVIGEVLTCTEHPNSDHLHITTVNLGDGEPVQIVCGAPNVAAGQKVVVATLGTKLYDGDECFTIKKSKIRGVESTGMICAEDEIGIGTDHAGIIVLPETAVPGTLAKDYYNIKSDYVLEVDITPNRADACSHYGVARDLYAYLIQNGRQATLQRPSVDGFKVENHDLNIEVKVENSEACPHYAGITVKGVTVKESPEWLQNKLRLIGVRPINNVVDITNYIVHAFGQPLHCFDAGKIKGNEVIVKTMPEGTPFVTLDEVERKLNERDLMICNKEEAMCIAGVFGGLDSGSTEATTDVFIESAYFHPTWVRKTARRHGLNTDASFRFERGIDPNGVIYCLKLAALMVKELAGGTISSEIKDVCITPAQDFIVDLAYEKVYSLIGKVIPVETIKSIVTSLEMKITNETAEGLTLAVPPYRVDVQRDCDVIEDILRIYGYNNVEIPTTLNSSLTTKGEHDKSNKLQNLIAEQLVGCGFNEILNNSLTRAAYYDGLEAYPSNHLVMLLNPLSTDLNAMRQTLLFGGLESIAHNANRKNADLKFFEFGNCYYFNADKKNEEKVLAPYSEDYHLGLWVTGKKVSNSWAHADENSSVYELKAYVENILKRLGLDLHNLVVGNLTDDVFAAALSVNTKGGKRLASFGIVTKKLLKAFDIDNEVYYADLNWKELMKAIRSVKISYKEISKFPAVKRDLALLLDKNIQFAEIEKIAYETEKKLLKEVELFDVYEGKNLEAGKKSYAVSFLLQDENQTLNDKMIDKIMSKLVKNLEDKLGAKLR
- the dnaB gene encoding replicative DNA helicase; protein product: MAEQKRNTRNTKSTKVQPVNDYGRIQPQAPELEEAVLGALMIEKDAYSLVSEILRPESFYEHRHQLIYSAITDLAVNQKPVDILTVKEQLSKRGELEEVGGPFYITQLSSKVASSAHIEYHARIIAQKSLARELITFTSNIQSKAFDETLDVDDLMQEAEGKLFEISQQNMKKDYTQINPVIDEAYKLIQKAAARTDGLSGLESGFTKLDKMTSGWQNSDLIIIAARPAMGKTAFVLSMAKNIAVDYRNPVALFSLEMSNVQLVNRLISNVCEIPSEKIKSGQLANYEWQQLDYKLKNLMDAPLYVDDTPSLSVFELRTKARRLVREHGVRMIIIDYLQLMNASGMAFGSRQEEVSTISRSLKGLAKELNIPIIALSQLNRGVESREGIDGKRPQLSDLRESGAIEQDADMVCFIHRPEYYKIYQDDRGNDLRGMAEIVIAKHRNGAVGEVLLRFKGEFTRFSNPEDDMVIPMPGEPAGAMLGSKMNTGNVGSIPPPAPDFAPQASNPFGAPGDGPLPF
- the ispE gene encoding 4-(cytidine 5'-diphospho)-2-C-methyl-D-erythritol kinase, translated to MIAFPNIKINLGLSITGKRPDGYHNLETVFYPVALEDALEIRTSSETENKITLHQYGMEIAGNPEDNLVAKAYSLLDKEFHLPPVEIHLYKHIPSGAGLGGGSSDAAFMLKLLNDHFQLELSEEQLEVYAATLGADCAFFIKNKPTYAEGIGNLFSPIELSLSGYQIMIVKPNVFVSTREAFSNIHPHRPEYPVKEAILRPVAEWKDILINDFEASVFPQHPVIGEIKRKLYHQGATYASMSGSGSSVFGLFAPGTSLPETMEESDVFCFKGKL
- the galE gene encoding UDP-glucose 4-epimerase GalE codes for the protein MKERILVTGGTGYIGSHTVVELQNSGYEVIIIDNLSNSSADVVDNIEKVSGTRPVFEKLDCLDFAGLDAVFTKYKGIKAIIHFAASKAVGESVQKPLLYYRNNLVSLINLLELMPKHGVEGIVFSSSCTVYGQPDELPVTEKAPIKKAESPYGNTKQINEEIIRDTVASGAPINAIMLRYFNPIGAHPTALLGELPNGVPQNLIPYLTQTAIGLREKLSVFGDDYDTPDGSCIRDFINVVDLAKAHVIAIRRILEKTQKEKVEVFNIGTGRGVSVLELINGFEKATGVKLNYQIVGRRAGDIEKVWANPDFANQELGWKAVETLEDTLRSAWNWQLKLRERGIQ
- the rsxA gene encoding electron transport complex subunit RsxA, coding for MEYILIFISAIFVNNIVLSQFLGICPFLGVSKKVETAMGMSAAVAFVLTIATIVTFLIQKFVLDVFGLGYLQTITFILVIAGLVQMVEIILKKVSPALYQALGVFLPLITTNCCILGVAILVIQKDYDLLTGVVYAFSTAIGFGLALVLFAGLREQMSLVKVPKGMQGTPIALITAGLLAMAFMGFSGVV